Below is a window of Georgenia soli DNA.
CCACCTGGGCGGTGGCGACCGTCGGTGACTCCACCAGCACCCGCAGGTGCACGCCCAGCGCGATGGCCTGCTGCTGCATCATCCGGGCCAGCTGGCCCCCGCCCACGACTGCCACGACCGGTGCATCCACGATCGTCGAGCCTAGCCGCGGATACGCTGGGACGGTGACCAGGTCCGGCATCGAGAACGCCACGGAGCACGACACCCCGGGCGCCGACCTTGCGCCGGGCCTCGTGAGGCGGTTCCTCAAGGGGCAGAGCCTCGGCGCCTGGCTGCTCGAGGTGGTCCGCTTCTGCGCCGTCGGTGGCCTCGCCTTCGTCGTCGACGTCGGCCTGTTCAACCTCCTGCGGTTCGGGCCCGGTGAGGTTCTGGGCGAGAAGCCGCTGACGGCCAAGGTCGTCTCGGTGACTGTCTCGGTGCTGGTGGCCTGGCTGGGCAACCGGTACTGGACCTTCTCGGCGACGCGGCGAGAGTCCCGGCGCCGCGAGCTGACGATGTTCGTGCTGGTCAACCTCGGCGGCATGGCCATCGCGGTCGGGTGCCTGGCGGTCAGCCACTACGTGCTCGGGTTCACGTCACCGCTCGCGGACAACATCGCCGCCAACGGGGTCGGCCTCGTCCTCGGCACGGCGTTCCGGTACGTCTGCTACCGGTACCTCGTCTTCACGGCGGAGCGCCCGGAGCCGGCCGACCGGCACTGACCCCGGCCCGCCGGCGGCTGGTTGCCTGCCTACCTGCGCCGGCGCCGCCGCCCCACGGTGACGAGCGCCCCCTGGGGCAGGACCACGTCCGGGTCCAGGGCCGCGGGCAGGGAGTTCAGGAAGACGGTGAAGATCGGAGGGCGACGCTGCCGCAGCTCGAGGCGACCGCCGTCGGCCGCGACGAGGTCCTTGGCGAGCGCCAGGCCGAGCCCGGTGCCGGAACCGCCGGAGACGTGCTTGGTGAAGATGTCCGGGGCGAGCTCGTCGCTGACGCCCGGGCCCTCGTCCGCGACGTCGATGAACACGCCCTTGCCCGTGCCGGAGGCGGCGCGCGTGCGCACCGTCGTCGTCCCCGCGCCGTACTTCAGCGAGTTCTCGATCAGCGTGGCGAGCACCTGGGCCAGGGACCCGGGCGAGGCGAGGACCGCGACCCCGGCTTCGTCGTCGAAGAGGAGCTCGCGACCCGCCTGCTCGAAGCTGGGACCCCACTCCTCCTGCTGCTGGGCGAACACCTCGTCCAGGTGGAGGGCCTCGGTGGTGCCGCCGGAGGAGGACCGGGAGGTCTTGAGCAGGTCCTCCACCACGCCGGTGAGGCGCTCCAGCTGCTCGAGCGAGACACGTGCCTCCTCGCGGACCTCCTCCTGCTCGGAGACGGCGAGGATCTCCTCCAGCCGCATCGACAGCGCGGTCAGCGGGGTGCGCAGCTGGTGGGAGGCGTCCGCGGCGAACTGGCGCTCGGCGGCGAGCCGGCCGGCCATCCGGTCCGAGGAGCGCGCGAGCTCGGCGGCGACGAGGTCGATCTCCTCGACCCCCGAGGGCTTCATGCGCGGGCGCACCTGGCCGGAGCCGAGCTGCTCGGCGGACGCGGCGAGGTAGATGAGCGGCGCGGAGAGCTTCCGCGCCTGTCTCCGGGCGACGATCACCCCGACGGCCTCGGCGGCCAGCGCGCCGGCGACGATGAGCACCACCACCCGGGCCACCTGCCACTGCACGTCGGCGGCGTCGACGTACATGCGGATCGTCGCCCCGGACGGGGTGATCTGGAGCGACTGCAGCACGCGCCCCTCCATGGGGGGCCCGGCGCGGTACTCCCCGCCGTCGGGCCCGCGCACCAGGATCGAGGCCTCGTGCTGGACGTTGCCGCCCACCCACGGCTCGAGCATCGAGTCGTCGAGCTTCTCCCCGAGGTTGATCCGCCGCTCGACGGACCGCCCGAGCGAGGAGACCCGCAGGTCCAGGGTCGCCCGCTCGGCCTCCCAGACGAAGATCCCGCCGAAGACGGCCATCGGGACACCGAGGATGAGCACCGCCACCGTCACGGCGACGACGATCATCTGGATGGCGCGACGGCGCACTGAAACCTAGTTCCCGGCGGTCTCGAAGCGGAAGCCCATGCCCCGCACGGTGGTGATGTACTTCGGGTCGTTGGCGTCGTCGCCGAGCTTGCGGCGCAGCCAGGACACGTGCATGTCGAGCGTCTTCGTGGACCCGGTGGGGTCGGTCCCCCACACCTCGCGCATGAGGGTCTCGCGCCCGACGACGGAGCCCGCCTCCCGCACCAGGACCCGGAGGAGCTCGAACTCCTTCGCCGTCAGGTGCATCTCGCGGGTGCCGCGGAACGCGCGGTGCGCGGCGACGTCGACGCGCACGTCCTGCGCGACGAGCTCGTCCTCCTCGGTGATGTCCCCGCCGGCCCGGCGCAGCAGCGCACGGACACGCGCGAGCAGCTCGGCGAGGCGGAACGGCTTGGTGACGTAGTCGTCCGCGCCCGCGTCGAGGCCGACGACCAGATCGACCTCGTCCGCGCGCGCCGTGAGCACCAGGATCGGGAGGGTCAGCCCCTGGTTGCGGATGTGCCGCGCGACGTCCAGACCGTCCATGTCGGGCAGGCCGAGGTCGAGAACGACGAGGTCCACGCCGTTCGCGAGGTCGTCGATCGCGGCCTGTCCTGTCCCGTGCGGACGGACCTCGTAGCCCTCACGCCCGAGGGCGCGGGCGAGCGGTTCAGCGATGGCGGGGTCGTCCTCGACGAGCAGTACGTTGGTCACGCTCGTCATCGTAGGGCAGATTGCCAAGAACTGGTCAAGTAACCCTCACCTGTGAACGACGTCGCAGGTCAAGGGGTCGACGGCGCACGCCCTGCGGCCGGACCGGCGGGCCTTTCGTCCCGTTCGGCGGCCGGGCCCCCGCTGCTCGGACGGGCTGCCGGCACGCTCCCGTCAGGCGTCCGCGTCCACTCGGCCGGGCTGCAGGTCCGGTCCCGCGGGCGCCTCCCGCGGGCGCCTCCCGCGGCCCTCAGCCGGGCCGACGCCGGAGCTCGATCGGCGTCACCTCGCCCAGTCCCTGCAGCTCGGCGACGGCGCGCGGCACCATCGTGTACATCGCCGCCGCCGGGAGGGTCGCGAAGGTGTCCGCCGTCGAGCGGTCCAGGAGGATGGTGCCGGCGGGTGCGACGTCGACCAGGCGCGACGCGAGGTTCACCGTCGGGCCGAAGATGTCCCCGTTGCGCGAGATCACCCCGCCCCAGACGACCGAGGCCCGCACGGGCAGCATGTTCTCCCGCGCCTGGAGCTCGGCGAGGAGGCGGACGGTGACCTCCGCACCCGTCGGCAGGTCGTCCGCGACGTACAGGATGGCGTCGCCGATCGTCTTGACCACGCGGGCGCCGTGGCTGGTGATGACGTCGCGTGAGGTGTACTCGAACGTCTGCACCAGCTCGGCCAGCGCACGCGAGCCCAGCTCGGTGGAGCGGCGGGTGTAGGCGACCATGTCGATGAACCCCACCGCGCGCTGCAGCGGCATGCGGAACGGGTCCACGTCCGGGCGGCGGCTGTCGGCCACCTCCGCCTCGGTGCGCACCATGAGCGCGGCGAGCTGCCGGCGCCACGAGTAGTCGAGCTGGGCCTGCAGGACGTCGACGATGCCGGGCAGCTTGTCGAGCACCACCAGCCGCGCGGAGACGTCGTCCAGCGCCATGTTGCGGGCCGCCCCCTCGGCGAGCGCCTCCGTCTGCCAGAGCACGAGGCGGTCCGTGGTGTGGGACTGGGCCCGCAGCAGCGAGATGGCCGTGTTGGTGTCGATGCGGCCGGCGTCGATGAGCTGACCCATGACGCGCAGCGCGTTGACGTCGCTGTCGCCGAACAGCACCGCGTCGTCGGTGACGTTGGGGAAGCCCATCGCCTTCCAGAACGTGCGGGCGAAGTCGACGCTCACCCCGGCCAGCTCGGCCAGCTCGCGGACCGTGTACCGCTCCGACCCGCCGAGGAGCTGCTCGACCGACGCGCGGACCGTGGAGGAGTAGACCTCGCCGCCCGACGCCTCGCCGATGTCGTCAGCACGTGGCCCGTCCGGCAGGCCGATCGGGTCGGTGCGGAGCGCGTCGATCCCCTTGGCCTGGGGGGCGGCACCGCGTGTGTCCTCGCTCACCCCCCGAGCCTAACGGGCCGTCGGCGGGGTCCGGATGTGCCGGACGTCCCCCGCGGCGACGGCCTCGACGCCGACGCCGGTGTCGATCAGGAGGCGGCCGTCGGCGTCGAGGTCGACGGCGCGTCCGTGCCGCTCGGCGCCGCCCGGGAGCTCCGCCCGCACCGGCAGCCCGAGGGTCGCGCACACCGCGCGGACCTGGTCCCGCAGCCCCGCGGCGTCCGCGTCCCCGCCCGCCGCCTCCCACGCGTGCACGAGCGGGACCAGCTCCTCACCGACGAGGTCGAGCGCCGTCGCCGGGTCCACGTCGGCCCCGAGCAGGCGCAGCGACGCCGCCCAGGGCACGGGCAGCTCGCGCTGGGCGACGTTGAGCCCGATGCCGAGGACCACGGCGGTCGCCGCGTGGCCGGACGCGTCCCCCGCGGCGCTCGGCCAGCTGCCGCCGGGCACCACCTCGGCGAGGATCCCGGCGACCTTGCGATCACGCCCCCACCCCTCGACGTCGGCCGCCCCGGCGTCGACGGCGAGGACGTCGTTCGGCCACTTCACGCCCGTGCGGACCCCCGCAGGCAGCAGGCGCCCGCACGCGCGCTGCACGGCGAGACCGGCGAGCAGCGGGACCCAGCCGAGCCGGTCGGCCGGGACCGCTGTGCGCAGCAGCACGGAAGCGGTCAGCGCCTGACCGGGCGGCGTCTCCCACGAGCGGCCGGCGCGCCCGCGTCCCGCGTCCTGGTGGTCGGCCACGAGGACCGACAGGTGCGGCCAGGCGTCGGGGTCCGCCGCGGCAGCGTCCCGCAGGTCGGCGTTCGTCGAGCCGGTGCGGGGCACACGGACGACGCGGGTGAAGGTGGGGCTGTCGGTCACGGGACAAGCCAACCACCGTTCACCCGGCCGCCCGCCCACCGCCCGGCGGGATGCCCGCTCCTGCAGACTGCGCGGCGCGCGCAGCCCGCCCCGGCAACCGACGCGCCCGCCCGCCTTGCACCTGTAAGTGCTTCTGCGGACGTTCAGTCGTCCCACGCACACTTCATCTGCGCAGAACCACTGACGGAGCGCAGAACCACTGACGGAGCGCAGAACCACTGACGGAACGGGCGCCGACGGCGGATCGCGTGCGCCGCAGCCCGACCCAGTTGTGGAGTTCCGACAAGGCCACCCCGTCGAACACGCATCACTCCCGCAGCGAGCGGTGGGGATGCGACAACTACTCTGGCCGACGTGACCGAATCCCGCGTGCGCCCCGACCAGCCGACGGCCCCCGAAGACTCCGCGGCGCCGGCCCCCACCGAGACCACGTCCGCGCAGGCGTCCCCGGCGACGCTCTCGCCGGCGGCCGCGGCCTCTGCGCCGGCAGCGACCCCGACGGCCACCCCCGCCGGGTCGACGAGCACGGAGGCGCCGAGGCCCGCCGCGGGCCCGGCCCCGACGTCGACCACCGCGGAGAAGCTCGCCGACCTGGCGGCCCGGACGGAGCGCGGCATCACCGCACCTGCCGCGGCCGCCGTCGAGAAGCAGGGGAAGCGCGGGAAGAAGTCGGCCCGCGAGCGGCTCGAGGCCCTCCTCGACCCGGGCTCGTTCACCGAGCTGGACGCCTTCGCCACCCACCGCTCCACCAACTTCGGTCTGGAGAAGAAGCGCATCCCGGGCGACGGGGTCGTCACCGGGTTCGGCACCGTGGACGGGCGCCAGGTGTGCGTGTACTCCCAGGACTTCACCGTCTTCGGCGGCTCGCTCGGCGAGATGCACGGCCAGAAGATCACCAAGGTCATGGACCTGGCGCTGCGCACCGGCGTGCCGCTCATCGGCATCTCCGACGGCGGCGGCGCCCGCATCCAGGAGGGCGTCGCGGCGCTGACCCAGTTCGCGGAGATCTTCCGGCGCAACGTCGCGGCCTCCGGGGTGATCCCGCAGATCTCCCTCATCCTCGGCCCCAGTGCCGGGGGCGCCGTCTACTCCCCCGCGCTGACGGACTTCATCGTCATGGCCGAGGGCACCTCGAACATGTTCATCACCGGCCCGGACGTCATCAAGGCCGTCACCGGCGAGGAGGTCGGCTTCGAGGAGCTCGGCGGCGCGGCCACGCACAACCAGCGCTCCGGCGTCGCCCACTACCAGGCGGCCGACGAGGACGACGCGATCGACTACGTCCGCGCCCTGCTGTCCTACCTGCCGTCGAACAACCTCTCGGACCCGCCGTCGTGGCCGACCTCCGAGGCGGAGGCGAGCGCCGCGCTCGAGGTCACCGACGCCGACCTCGAGCTCGACACGCTCGTGCCCGACTCCGACAACCAGCCCTACGACATGCGCACCGTGATCGAGCACGTGGTGGACGAGGGCGAGCTGCTGGAGGTCCAGCCCGGGTACGCCCCCAACATGATCACGGCGTTCGGGCACGTGGAGGGCCGGCCGGTCGGCATCGTGGCGAACCAGCCGCTGCAGATGGCCGGCACCCTGGACATCAGCGCCTCGGAGAAGGCCGCCCGGTTCGTGCGCACCTGCGACGCGTTCAACCTGCCCGTCCTGACCTTCGTGGACGTGCCCGGCTTCCTGCCCGGCACGGACCAGGAGTGGAACGGCATCATCCGCCGCGGCGCCAAGCTGATCTACGCGTACGCGGAGGCGACCGTCCCGCTGGTCACCCTCATCACCCGCAAGGCCTACGGCGGCGCCTACATCGTCATGGGCTCGAAGAAGCTCGGCGCGGACGTCAACCTCGCCTGGCCGACGGCGCAGATCGCCGTGATGGGCTCCGGCGGCGCGGTGAACATCCTCCAGCGCGGGGCGCTGAAGAAGGTCGCCGAGGAGGGCGGCGACGTCGAGGCCGAGCGGGCCCGCCTGGTCGCCGAGTACGAGGAGGCGCTGGTCAACCCGTGGGAGGCCGCCGAGCGAGGCTTCGTCGACGCCGTCATCGCCCCGGCCGAGACACGGGTCCAGGTGGTGCGGGCGCTGCGGGCGCTGCGCACCAAGCGCGCCTCGCTGCCGGCCAAGAAGCACGGGAACATCCCGCTGTGACCACGGTCGACGACTCCCTGGCCTCCGCCCCGTCGCCGGCCGAGTGGTCCGGCGGCGGGAACGACTACGTCGTCGCCTCCGCGCTCGGCTCCCTCGGGACGACGGCGGACGGCGGTCCGCCGCTCATGACGTCCCCGGCCGTCCGGGTCGTCCACGGCCGCCCGGACGACCTCGAGCTGGCCGCGCTGGTGGCCGGGATCGTCGCCGCCCGGGGCCGGGTCGACGAGCTGGGCGGCCTGCCCGACGACGCCGCCGAGACCGTCCGCACCCGATGGACGGACCGCGCGCGCGTCCTCGGGGCTGCGCCCACGCCCGGCGCGGGGGCGTGGCGCTGGTCGCTGCACCCCTGAGCGGCGGCCCGGGGCGCGCCGTCTAGGCTGCCCGTGTGACCGAGAGCACCGCCGGCGGCCCCGCCGCCCCCACCGAAGCCCCCGCCCGCCGAGCCACGCCGACCGACGCCATCGCGGACGCCTACGTCCACCGCCTCGTCGCCCTGGACCCGCTGACCGCCACCAGCCTCGGGCTGCCGGGCCACGACCACGCCATGCCGGACCTCTCCCCCGCGGGCATCGCCGAGCGCACGATGCTCGACCGCGCGACGCTTGCCGAGCTGGCCGCCGTCGAGCCGGTGGACGAGGTCGACCGCGTCACGCACGCCGCCATGCGCGAGCGCCTCGGCCTGCAGGTGGAGCTCGCCGAGGACGGCGAGCTCGAGCGCGACCTCAACGTCATCGCCTCCCCCGTCCAGTCGGTCCGCGAGGTCTTCGACCTCATGCCGACGGCGACGGCGCAGGACTGGGAGACGATCGCCGCCCGCCTCTCGGCCGTGCCGGCCGCGCTGGAGGGCTACCAGGAGTCTCTGCGGGCGGCCCTCGCCGCGGGGAACGTCGCGGCGCTGCGGCAGGTCGAGGCCTGCCTGCGGCAGTCGGACGAGCTGGCCGACGCCGACTCCTCCTTCTTCACCACGTTCGTCGCCTCCGCCCAGCCCGACGGCGAGGCGCCGACCGGCGCGCTCGCCGCGGCGCTCGAGAAGGGGGCCGCCGACGCCCGCCAGGCCTACGCCGACCTGGCTCGTATGCTCGGCGAGGAGATCGCGCCGGACGCACCGCGGGAGGACGCCGTCGGCCGCGAGCGCTACGCGCTGTGGTCGCGGTACTTCCTGGGTGCCGTCGTCGACCTCGACGAGACGTACGAGTGGGGGCTGGAGGAGCTGGCCCGGATCGTCGCCGAGCAGCAGGAGGTGGCCGACCGGCTCTACGGGCCCGGCACGGACATCACCGAGGCGATGGCGCGGCTGGACAAGGACCCGGTGCGCATGCTGCACGGGACCGAGGCGCTGCGGGCGTGGATGCAGGCCACCTCGGACGAGGCGGTCGCCGCGCTGGGCGGCACGCAGTTCGACATCCCGGAGCCGGTCCAGCGCCTCGAGTGCCTCATCGCGCCCACCCACACCGGCGGGATCTACTACACCGGCCCGAGCGCCGACTTCTCCCGTCCGGGGCGCATGTGGTGGTCCGTGCCCGAGGGCGTCACGGACTTCGCCACGTGGCGCGAGAAGACCACGGTCTACCACGAGGGCGTCCCCGGCCATCACCTGCAGATCGGGCAGACCGTCTACCGGGCCGAGCTGCTCAACCTCTGGCGCCGGATGGCGTCGTGGGTGAGCGGGCACGGCGAGGGCTGGGCGCTGTACGCCGAACGGCTGATGGCGGACCTCGGCTTCCTCGACGACCCGGGCGACCGCATGGGCATGCTCGACGGGCAGCGGCTGCGCGCGGCCCGGGTGGTGCTCGACATCGGCGTGCACCTGGGCAAGCCGGCCCCGGCGGAGTGGGGCGGCGGCACGTGGGACGCGGCCAAGGCATGGGAGTTCCTCAAGGCCAACGCCAACATGGCCGAGGAGTTCCTCGCCTTCGAGCTGGACCGCTACCTCGGGTGGCCGGGCCAGGCGCCGAGCTACAAGATCGGTCAGCGGCTGTGGGAGGAGACCCGCGTCGCGGCCGGGCGGGCGGCGCAGGAGCGCGGCGAGGACTTCGACCTCAGGGCGTTCCACCGTCGCGCCCTCGACATCGGCTCGGTCGGGCTCGACGTGCTGCGGGACGCGCTGACCCACTGACGCCCCTCGGGTCACGCGGCTACCGTGAACGCATGGCCAGGCAGCCCGGCCCGACGGGCGGCTCCCCGGACCGGGCGGCCCCGCCGCCACGCCCGGCGATGTCGGACCGCACGCCCGCACCGGTGCCCCAGGAGCCGACACCGCCGCGCGCCCTCAGCCGCTCCCGCACGCTGTGGCTGCTCAGCTTCCTCGCGGGTCTGACGGCGGCGGTCCTCGCGTACCTCCGCCGCGACGAGCACCTGGACCGCATCGCCGAGCAGGTGCGGGAGCTGGCCCCCGGCCGGGCCGCCGGCACCGTCGACACCGCCGCGGCGGTGGTGCTGGCCGGCACGGTCGCCGCGGTCGTGCTCGTCGTCGCGGCGGAGGCCCTGCTGGTCCGTCGGCTGCTGCGGCGCGCGGGCGGTGCCCGGGCCGGTCTGACGGTGCTGCTCGTCGTGCACGCCGTCGTGGCCCTGGTGGCGGAGGCCTACCTCACCGTCCCCGGCCCGGCCGGGCTGCGTGACCGCGCGGTCCTCGTGGGGTGGGTCGGCCTAGCCGCCCTGGCGTACCTGCTCGCCCTCGCGCCGAGCGTCGGCCGGTGGCTGCGCGCCCGCTGAGGCGGCGGCGATCTCGGCGAGCACCCCCTCGCAGCTGCGCACCACCACCCGGCACACCTGCGCCGCCGCCCGGTCCGTCAGCGGGGACTCGGCGAGGGTCCGCCACCGCCGCAGCCGGTCGGTCGCCGCCGCGCGGACCTCGGCGTCGGACGCCTGGCCGGTCAGGCCGAGGCGTTCCCGGGCGCCCGGGCCCCGGCCGCCGAGCAGCACCTCCGCCTCCGCGGCGTCGTCCGCGTCCCGCAGCGGCAGCCCGGTGGTGCGTGCCTGCGCGAGCAGCCCGAGCTCGGTCAGCTCGTGCGCCCCGGCGCGCACCCGCTCCAGGGCCGCGGCGACGCCGTCGGCGCCCGGCCGCGGCCGCTCCCGCAGCAGGTGGTCGACGGCGACGAGGGCCGAGCGGGCCTTGAGGTGGTCGGCGCGGGCCTGGAACTGGGCGTCCAGGAGGGCGAGGAGCTCGTCGAGGCCGCTGCGGCGCACCATCGCGTGGGCCAGGTCGGTGGGGTCGGTGGTGCCGCCGCGCACGAGCGCCACACCGAGGCGGATCCCGAAGATGCCGAACCGCTCCAGCAGGGCCCGGCGCCGCTCGGGCGCGACGTCGACCGGGGCGGAGGGGGCGGCGAAGCGGTCGGCGGAGAGGAGCATGCGCTCCCGGACCGGCCGGTCCAGCTCGGCCAGGGCGGACAGTGCCGCGAACTCCCACTGCCGCATGGTGCGGGCGCTCTGGGCCACCAGCCCCGCCACGGGCACGACGCCCAGGGCCAGCGGACGCAGCGTCGGGTCCTCCCGGTACCGGGCGGCGACGACGCCGGCGGAGATCATCGCGTCGATGCGGCCGGCCCCGATCTCGTCCGCCCGGGAGAGGACGGCGACGGCGTTGACGGTCCCGGACCGGCTCGCCTCGGTGTCCCGGAAGGACTCGAGGAAGCCGATGTCCGAGGCGTGCAGGTGGCGCATGAGGTACACGACGGCGTCCGCCTGGGCGGGGGCGTCCTGGGGGGTGAGGAAGTCGGTCGTGCGGGCCGAGACGTCCCCCGACAGGGAGGCGATGCCGGGCGTGTCCACGAGGGTGAGCCGCCGCAGGCTCGGCACCGGCCACTCGACCTCGAGCCGTGCCACCTGCTCGGCCGGGACGCCGTCGAGGGTGAGAAGCAGCCGCCCGTCCTCGCGGCGGACCGGGAGCGGGCGGGGTGCGCCCTCGAGCGGGTGGAGCGTCACGCGGGGCGTGGTCCCGTACCGGTACCAGGTCACCACGGTGGTGCACTCCCCGGCGTCCGTGGGGGCGATCTCCTCGCCAAGGATCGCGTTGAGCAGCGTGGACTTGCCGGCCTTGACCATGCCGGCGACGGCGACGCGCAGCGGTTCGTCGAGGCGTCGTCGGTACGAGCGCAGGGTCTCGGCGGCGGGGTCGTCGCGGTAGAGGTCGACGGCGGCGACGAGCAGCTCCCGCACCTCGGCGGGGAGCCGGCCGGTCACGCCCGCCCCGCCGGTGCCGGCTCCTGCCCCACCTGCACCGCCCGGGCGCGGAACTTCTCCACCCGCGCGAGCTCGGCGCGCAGCTCCCTGATCCGCGCCTCGCTCTCCGCCGCGTAGGTGCTCGCCGCCTTCTGGGCGGCCTGGACGGAGTCGGTGAGGGTGCGGTGGTGCTCCTCGGCGAGCTCGGTGAAGTGGTCGCGGATGGCGCGCTGCACCAGCCGGAGCCGGTCCTTGAGCTGCTTGCCCACCTGGAAGATCACGTCGTCGGTGGCGCGCCGCACGATGGTCTTCGCCTCGGCCTGACGCCGCCTCAGGCGGGTCTCCCGGTCCTCGCGGTACGCCTTGGTGCCGATGAGCAGCCCGGCGCCCACGGACAGCGGGTTGACCAGGGACATGCCCAGCATCCCGGTCAGCAGCCCGAACATGAGGATGCCGCCGTAGGAGCCGCGCATCCCCACGAGGATCCGCTGGGCCGCGCCCAGGTGCCCGGGGTCGAGGAAGGGCACCGGCTCGACGGGGTCGAGCACCCCCTCGGTGTCCCCCACGCGCAGGTCGGGCAGACGCAGCTCCTCGAGCGAGAAGTGGTCCGCCACCCGGCGTGCGAGCCACTGCGAGCGCTCGTCCGTCCACACGAACGTGTCGGAGACGGCGGAGGCGGTGCGCTGCTCGAACCAGTCCGAGAACTGGTCCCAGACCGGCCCGGGGTCCCCGCGGTCGATGGCCTCCTCGGCCTCGCGCAGCACCGAGCGCATCCGGTCGCGCAGGTCGTGCTCCATGTCGGCGATGAGGTCCGTCATGCCGTCGGAGAGCGTCAGCTGCCAGCGGGCGCTGCGGCGGCGCTGGTCGTCGGCCTTCGCCCGGGCCTCCTCCAGGTCGAGGATCAGCTGCGCCGTCGCCCCCGGGTCCTGCAGCGCGTGCAGCTCCGAGCCGACGGACAGCCGCAGGTTGTCCGCCGTCGAGACCAGGTCGTGCCCGACGGACCGGCGGGTGAGGCGCTCGGCGTGGCCGAGGACGTCCTGGCGCAGGAAGCGGACCAGCGCCGGGAACCCGGACTCCTCGTTCAGCTCGCGGTCCTGCTCCCGGGCGGCGTGGAGCCGCAGCACCGAGGAGACGGGGAAGAGGGGGACGCCCGGGGCGAGCGCGGCCAGGTGGGCACGGTCCAGGTCGACGATCCGCCGCCACTCCGGGTAGATGTCCGTCTTGGTCACCACGCACGCGACGTTGGGGCAGACCCGCAT
It encodes the following:
- a CDS encoding GtrA family protein; amino-acid sequence: MTRSGIENATEHDTPGADLAPGLVRRFLKGQSLGAWLLEVVRFCAVGGLAFVVDVGLFNLLRFGPGEVLGEKPLTAKVVSVTVSVLVAWLGNRYWTFSATRRESRRRELTMFVLVNLGGMAIAVGCLAVSHYVLGFTSPLADNIAANGVGLVLGTAFRYVCYRYLVFTAERPEPADRH
- a CDS encoding ATP-binding protein — translated: MRRRAIQMIVVAVTVAVLILGVPMAVFGGIFVWEAERATLDLRVSSLGRSVERRINLGEKLDDSMLEPWVGGNVQHEASILVRGPDGGEYRAGPPMEGRVLQSLQITPSGATIRMYVDAADVQWQVARVVVLIVAGALAAEAVGVIVARRQARKLSAPLIYLAASAEQLGSGQVRPRMKPSGVEEIDLVAAELARSSDRMAGRLAAERQFAADASHQLRTPLTALSMRLEEILAVSEQEEVREEARVSLEQLERLTGVVEDLLKTSRSSSGGTTEALHLDEVFAQQQEEWGPSFEQAGRELLFDDEAGVAVLASPGSLAQVLATLIENSLKYGAGTTTVRTRAASGTGKGVFIDVADEGPGVSDELAPDIFTKHVSGGSGTGLGLALAKDLVAADGGRLELRQRRPPIFTVFLNSLPAALDPDVVLPQGALVTVGRRRRRR
- a CDS encoding response regulator transcription factor — translated: MTNVLLVEDDPAIAEPLARALGREGYEVRPHGTGQAAIDDLANGVDLVVLDLGLPDMDGLDVARHIRNQGLTLPILVLTARADEVDLVVGLDAGADDYVTKPFRLAELLARVRALLRRAGGDITEEDELVAQDVRVDVAAHRAFRGTREMHLTAKEFELLRVLVREAGSVVGRETLMREVWGTDPTGSTKTLDMHVSWLRRKLGDDANDPKYITTVRGMGFRFETAGN
- a CDS encoding adenylate/guanylate cyclase domain-containing protein — its product is MSEDTRGAAPQAKGIDALRTDPIGLPDGPRADDIGEASGGEVYSSTVRASVEQLLGGSERYTVRELAELAGVSVDFARTFWKAMGFPNVTDDAVLFGDSDVNALRVMGQLIDAGRIDTNTAISLLRAQSHTTDRLVLWQTEALAEGAARNMALDDVSARLVVLDKLPGIVDVLQAQLDYSWRRQLAALMVRTEAEVADSRRPDVDPFRMPLQRAVGFIDMVAYTRRSTELGSRALAELVQTFEYTSRDVITSHGARVVKTIGDAILYVADDLPTGAEVTVRLLAELQARENMLPVRASVVWGGVISRNGDIFGPTVNLASRLVDVAPAGTILLDRSTADTFATLPAAAMYTMVPRAVAELQGLGEVTPIELRRRPG
- a CDS encoding biotin--[acetyl-CoA-carboxylase] ligase, whose product is MTDSPTFTRVVRVPRTGSTNADLRDAAAADPDAWPHLSVLVADHQDAGRGRAGRSWETPPGQALTASVLLRTAVPADRLGWVPLLAGLAVQRACGRLLPAGVRTGVKWPNDVLAVDAGAADVEGWGRDRKVAGILAEVVPGGSWPSAAGDASGHAATAVVLGIGLNVAQRELPVPWAASLRLLGADVDPATALDLVGEELVPLVHAWEAAGGDADAAGLRDQVRAVCATLGLPVRAELPGGAERHGRAVDLDADGRLLIDTGVGVEAVAAGDVRHIRTPPTAR
- a CDS encoding acyl-CoA carboxylase subunit beta is translated as MAARTERGITAPAAAAVEKQGKRGKKSARERLEALLDPGSFTELDAFATHRSTNFGLEKKRIPGDGVVTGFGTVDGRQVCVYSQDFTVFGGSLGEMHGQKITKVMDLALRTGVPLIGISDGGGARIQEGVAALTQFAEIFRRNVAASGVIPQISLILGPSAGGAVYSPALTDFIVMAEGTSNMFITGPDVIKAVTGEEVGFEELGGAATHNQRSGVAHYQAADEDDAIDYVRALLSYLPSNNLSDPPSWPTSEAEASAALEVTDADLELDTLVPDSDNQPYDMRTVIEHVVDEGELLEVQPGYAPNMITAFGHVEGRPVGIVANQPLQMAGTLDISASEKAARFVRTCDAFNLPVLTFVDVPGFLPGTDQEWNGIIRRGAKLIYAYAEATVPLVTLITRKAYGGAYIVMGSKKLGADVNLAWPTAQIAVMGSGGAVNILQRGALKKVAEEGGDVEAERARLVAEYEEALVNPWEAAERGFVDAVIAPAETRVQVVRALRALRTKRASLPAKKHGNIPL
- a CDS encoding acyl-CoA carboxylase subunit epsilon translates to MTTVDDSLASAPSPAEWSGGGNDYVVASALGSLGTTADGGPPLMTSPAVRVVHGRPDDLELAALVAGIVAARGRVDELGGLPDDAAETVRTRWTDRARVLGAAPTPGAGAWRWSLHP
- a CDS encoding DUF885 domain-containing protein, which translates into the protein MTESTAGGPAAPTEAPARRATPTDAIADAYVHRLVALDPLTATSLGLPGHDHAMPDLSPAGIAERTMLDRATLAELAAVEPVDEVDRVTHAAMRERLGLQVELAEDGELERDLNVIASPVQSVREVFDLMPTATAQDWETIAARLSAVPAALEGYQESLRAALAAGNVAALRQVEACLRQSDELADADSSFFTTFVASAQPDGEAPTGALAAALEKGAADARQAYADLARMLGEEIAPDAPREDAVGRERYALWSRYFLGAVVDLDETYEWGLEELARIVAEQQEVADRLYGPGTDITEAMARLDKDPVRMLHGTEALRAWMQATSDEAVAALGGTQFDIPEPVQRLECLIAPTHTGGIYYTGPSADFSRPGRMWWSVPEGVTDFATWREKTTVYHEGVPGHHLQIGQTVYRAELLNLWRRMASWVSGHGEGWALYAERLMADLGFLDDPGDRMGMLDGQRLRAARVVLDIGVHLGKPAPAEWGGGTWDAAKAWEFLKANANMAEEFLAFELDRYLGWPGQAPSYKIGQRLWEETRVAAGRAAQERGEDFDLRAFHRRALDIGSVGLDVLRDALTH